From the genome of Halobellus litoreus, one region includes:
- a CDS encoding non-canonical purine NTP pyrophosphatase, with the protein MLRYVTTNAGKVREAREYLDGVEQLDYDYTEVQASNLDPIAARGAREAYRHANEPVLVDDAGLFVEGFDGFPGPYSAYVEDTLGVEAVQRLVERETAEPHRASFRCVLAYCDGEPFEASPDPIDRDDRSAAAAADAAAEASEDDGESDVLPVKLFHGSVPGRIVEPRGEGGFGYDPIFEHDGTTFAEMRPEEKNAVSHRGRAFAKFAEWAQERTQ; encoded by the coding sequence ATGCTTCGCTACGTCACGACGAACGCGGGGAAAGTGCGGGAGGCGCGGGAGTACCTCGACGGCGTCGAGCAGTTGGACTACGATTACACCGAGGTCCAGGCGTCGAATCTCGATCCGATCGCCGCGCGCGGCGCGCGAGAGGCGTACCGGCACGCGAACGAACCCGTCCTCGTCGACGACGCCGGCCTGTTCGTCGAGGGGTTCGACGGCTTCCCCGGCCCGTATTCGGCGTACGTCGAGGACACGCTGGGCGTCGAGGCGGTCCAGCGACTCGTCGAGCGCGAGACGGCGGAGCCGCACCGGGCGTCGTTCCGGTGCGTCCTGGCGTACTGCGACGGCGAGCCGTTCGAGGCGAGTCCGGATCCGATCGACCGCGACGACCGGAGCGCGGCGGCGGCCGCGGACGCGGCCGCCGAGGCGAGCGAGGACGACGGCGAGTCCGACGTGCTGCCGGTGAAACTGTTTCACGGGAGCGTTCCCGGCCGGATCGTCGAACCGCGCGGCGAGGGCGGGTTCGGCTACGATCCGATCTTCGAACACGACGGGACCACGTTCGCCGAGATGCGTCCCGAGGAGAAGAACGCCGTCTCCCACCGGGGACGGGCCTTCGCGAAGTTCGCGGAGTGGGCGCAAGAACGAACCCAGTAG
- a CDS encoding methyl-accepting chemotaxis protein: MSLLESYERLLWGTMDALGISHSVARKVLAAVGIQFGISVAQAGLPWVTSGRTTAVLSILLLTGATVAFLNTVLIVRRDVVDPIDQLSASASAVAAGDLSTSPPTTDGNDEIAELVEDFGDMHEHLRLVSAQATAMADREFDDPVLDERLPGEFGDSLGRMATDLTTHTRALQRLVDAFGEATERAREGDLTALMPAEKLAEEDERYGEVARSYNEFLRTLSATIGEVQTFADRVAEMSDEARTHVERATESSEAVAAAVDEIEDGADEQTEHLQTVASELSTLSATVEEIAASADEVAGTAERAAERGREGRDVATTAMEELDAVERQIDEAATAMEELATHIDEIEEVAAFIDEIGSQTDLLAINASIEAAHAGDAGDGFGVVAREVKALAEETRESADEVSGLIADVTERSEETLSIVHETDEQVKSSVDTVETAIDEFESIVSEVEGIDRSIREVSDATDQQATSAQDVSARVDEVANISEETTAQTTAAVEDATKQSQSLGELESQAATLTAQASGLDDLVDSFEILDGDGERADGQRVGDGADLGGPVESSAASAPSDD, translated from the coding sequence ATGAGCCTACTCGAATCGTACGAACGCCTCCTCTGGGGAACGATGGACGCGCTCGGAATCTCTCACTCCGTCGCCCGGAAAGTGCTCGCCGCGGTCGGGATCCAGTTCGGCATCTCGGTCGCCCAAGCGGGCCTCCCGTGGGTCACGAGCGGGCGAACGACGGCAGTGCTCTCGATACTGCTCCTGACCGGGGCGACCGTCGCGTTCCTCAACACCGTGCTGATCGTCCGCCGCGACGTCGTCGATCCGATCGATCAGCTCTCGGCGTCCGCGTCCGCCGTCGCCGCGGGCGACCTCTCGACGTCGCCCCCCACGACCGACGGTAACGACGAGATCGCGGAACTCGTCGAGGACTTCGGCGACATGCACGAGCATCTCCGACTCGTCTCGGCGCAGGCGACCGCGATGGCCGACAGGGAGTTCGACGACCCCGTGCTCGACGAGCGGCTGCCGGGGGAGTTCGGCGACTCGCTCGGCCGGATGGCGACCGACCTCACCACCCACACGCGGGCGCTCCAGCGGCTCGTCGACGCCTTCGGCGAGGCCACCGAACGCGCCCGCGAGGGCGACCTGACGGCGCTGATGCCGGCCGAGAAACTCGCCGAAGAGGACGAGCGCTACGGCGAGGTGGCGCGCTCGTACAACGAGTTCCTCCGGACGCTCTCGGCGACGATCGGCGAGGTCCAGACGTTCGCCGACAGGGTGGCGGAGATGAGCGACGAGGCGCGGACGCACGTCGAGCGCGCGACCGAGTCGAGCGAGGCAGTCGCGGCCGCCGTCGACGAGATCGAGGACGGGGCCGACGAGCAGACCGAGCACCTCCAGACCGTCGCCTCGGAGCTCTCGACGCTCTCGGCGACGGTCGAGGAGATCGCCGCCTCGGCCGACGAGGTCGCCGGGACGGCCGAGCGCGCCGCCGAGCGCGGGCGCGAGGGACGCGACGTCGCGACGACGGCGATGGAGGAACTCGACGCGGTCGAACGGCAGATCGACGAGGCGGCGACGGCGATGGAGGAACTCGCCACGCACATCGACGAGATCGAGGAGGTCGCGGCGTTCATCGACGAGATCGGCTCCCAGACCGACCTGCTCGCGATCAACGCCTCGATCGAGGCGGCGCACGCCGGCGACGCCGGCGACGGGTTCGGCGTCGTCGCCCGCGAGGTCAAGGCGCTGGCGGAGGAGACCCGCGAGTCCGCCGACGAGGTGTCCGGGCTCATCGCGGACGTGACAGAGCGCTCCGAGGAGACGCTCTCGATCGTCCACGAGACCGACGAGCAGGTCAAATCCAGCGTCGACACCGTCGAGACCGCCATCGACGAGTTCGAGTCGATCGTGAGCGAGGTCGAGGGGATCGACCGGAGCATCCGCGAGGTGAGCGACGCCACCGACCAGCAGGCCACGTCCGCGCAGGATGTCTCCGCGCGGGTCGACGAGGTCGCGAACATCTCCGAGGAGACGACCGCCCAGACGACCGCCGCGGTCGAGGACGCGACGAAGCAGTCGCAATCGCTCGGCGAACTCGAATCGCAGGCCGCCACGCTCACCGCGCAGGCGAGCGGCCTCGACGACCTGGTCGACTCCTTCGAGATTCTCGACGGCGACGGCGAACGGGCGGACGGACAGCGGGTCGGCGACGGCGCAGACCTCGGCGGGCCCGTCGAGTCCTCGGCGGCAAGCGCTCCCTCGGACGATTGA
- a CDS encoding PINc/VapC family ATPase, protein MKIVPDTSAVIDGRVSERVESEDDAGPILVPEAVVGELESQANDGFDTGWEGLEELQRLAALADEGRVDVRYVGRRTKPSEATGAHEGDIDALIRDVAEEEGATLLTSDVVQSEVAKAKGLDVEYVEPRVRGSGELVIEKFFDEQTMSVHLKTGTKPKAKRGDIGEMHYQTIDEAVSDEATMKEWADDIEETARSSSEGFLELSEPGMSIVQFRDYRIAVARPPFADGIEITAVRPIVKTDLEDYEFAEELKDRLKERQRGVLISGSPGAGKSTFAQAVAEFLTDSDYAVKTMEKPRDLQVGDDITQYTALGGDMEKTADSLLLVRPDYTIYDEVRKTKDFGVFADMRLAGVGMVGVVHATRAIDALQRLVGRVELGMIPQVVDTVVYIEDGRVDTVYDVTTEVKVPEGLTAEDLARPVIQVADFETGKPEYEIYTFNRQVVTVPIGDGDGSDETGVGRLARQEIEREIRSIARGHVDVELKGQNDAVVYVEEDDISYVIGKGGGRISDVEDRLGIDIDVRTHDEKPGASGGSGGSSGSGGRGDSDDGVVVTPEVTSRHVVVRMDEHVGETVEIRADGEYLFTATVGRGGDIQVSRGSAIADELEQAIDRKQRITVHPA, encoded by the coding sequence ATGAAGATAGTGCCGGACACGAGCGCGGTCATCGACGGTCGCGTGTCCGAGCGGGTCGAGTCCGAGGACGACGCGGGGCCGATTTTGGTCCCGGAGGCGGTCGTCGGCGAACTCGAATCGCAGGCCAACGACGGCTTCGACACGGGATGGGAGGGGCTCGAAGAGCTCCAGCGACTCGCAGCGCTGGCTGACGAGGGCCGCGTCGACGTCCGATACGTCGGCCGGCGGACGAAGCCCAGCGAGGCCACCGGAGCCCACGAGGGCGACATCGACGCGCTGATCCGCGACGTCGCCGAGGAGGAGGGCGCGACGCTGCTCACGAGCGACGTCGTCCAGTCGGAGGTCGCGAAGGCGAAGGGCCTCGACGTCGAGTACGTCGAACCGCGCGTCCGCGGCTCCGGTGAACTCGTCATCGAGAAGTTCTTCGACGAGCAGACGATGTCGGTCCACCTGAAGACCGGAACGAAGCCGAAGGCCAAACGCGGGGACATCGGCGAGATGCATTATCAGACGATCGACGAGGCGGTGAGCGACGAGGCGACGATGAAGGAGTGGGCCGACGACATCGAGGAGACCGCCCGCAGCAGTTCGGAGGGCTTCCTCGAACTGTCGGAGCCCGGAATGAGCATCGTCCAGTTCCGCGATTACCGGATCGCGGTCGCTCGGCCCCCCTTCGCCGACGGCATCGAGATCACCGCCGTCCGGCCGATCGTCAAGACCGACCTCGAGGACTACGAGTTCGCCGAGGAACTCAAGGACCGGCTGAAAGAGCGCCAGCGCGGCGTCCTCATCTCCGGGTCGCCCGGGGCGGGGAAGTCGACGTTCGCGCAGGCGGTCGCGGAGTTCCTCACCGACTCGGACTACGCGGTGAAGACGATGGAGAAGCCCCGCGACCTCCAGGTCGGCGACGACATCACCCAGTACACCGCCCTCGGCGGCGATATGGAGAAGACGGCCGACTCCCTCCTCTTAGTCCGACCGGACTACACCATCTACGACGAGGTGCGGAAGACCAAGGACTTCGGCGTCTTCGCGGACATGCGACTGGCGGGCGTCGGGATGGTCGGCGTCGTCCACGCCACCCGCGCCATCGACGCCCTCCAGCGGCTCGTCGGCCGCGTCGAACTCGGGATGATCCCGCAGGTCGTCGATACGGTGGTGTACATCGAGGACGGCCGCGTCGACACCGTCTACGACGTGACGACGGAAGTGAAGGTGCCCGAGGGCCTCACCGCGGAGGACCTCGCCCGCCCGGTCATCCAGGTCGCGGACTTCGAGACCGGGAAACCGGAGTACGAGATCTACACGTTCAACCGCCAGGTCGTCACCGTTCCGATCGGCGACGGCGACGGGAGCGACGAGACCGGCGTCGGCCGACTCGCCCGCCAGGAGATCGAACGCGAGATCAGATCGATCGCCCGCGGGCACGTCGACGTCGAACTGAAGGGGCAGAACGACGCGGTCGTCTACGTCGAGGAGGACGACATCTCCTACGTCATCGGCAAGGGCGGCGGCCGGATCTCCGACGTCGAGGACCGACTCGGCATCGACATCGACGTGCGGACGCACGACGAGAAGCCCGGGGCGAGCGGCGGATCGGGCGGATCGTCCGGTTCCGGCGGGCGCGGGGACTCCGACGACGGCGTCGTCGTCACGCCCGAGGTGACCTCCCGGCACGTCGTCGTCCGGATGGACGAACACGTCGGCGAGACCGTCGAGATCCGGGCCGACGGCGAGTACCTCTTCACCGCGACGGTCGGCCGCGGCGGCGACATCCAGGTGTCGCGGGGGAGCGCCATCGCCGACGAACTCGAACAGGCGATCGACCGGAAACAGCGGATCACGGTCCACCCGGCCTGA